In one Methanosarcinales archaeon genomic region, the following are encoded:
- a CDS encoding DUF22 domain-containing protein, with translation MPEIVNIISKEKDHVRSRKVQASTYEFTIATRAKWEMVIADESMTIGNGKFEKIKIKPIILQRDTLAMPCAFNHHAHASVLKLGGKGGCSAPVEYDRVVETAYILGIDSGDVKKGDLLAVINVFPIMFTREATIPLNID, from the coding sequence ATGCCAGAAATTGTAAATATAATTTCAAAAGAAAAAGACCACGTCCGGTCTAGGAAAGTCCAGGCATCGACATATGAATTCACCATAGCCACAAGAGCTAAGTGGGAAATGGTAATTGCAGATGAAAGTATGACAATTGGTAATGGAAAGTTTGAAAAGATAAAGATAAAACCAATTATCCTGCAAAGAGATACACTTGCCATGCCCTGTGCCTTCAATCACCATGCACATGCATCGGTATTGAAACTGGGGGGCAAAGGTGGATGTTCAGCTCCTGTTGAATACGATAGGGTTGTAGAAACAGCTTATATTTTAGGAATCGATTCAGGAGATGTCAAAAAAGGCGATCTGCTGGCAGTTATTAATGTATTCCCAATAATGTTCACCAGGGAAGCTACTATTCCTTTAAATATCGATTAG
- the argF gene encoding ornithine carbamoyltransferase, translating into MANILSISDLSCDEINELLDMADDLKAKRAKGMVVEMLKSKSLAMVFEKSSTRTRLSFEVAMAELGGHALYLNYRDLQLGRGETVGDTAQVMSRYVHAIMARVNSHKTLEEMVQYASVPVINGLSDIEHPCQLLADLQTIREYMGKFEGLKLAWIGDGNNVCNSAILAAAITGMEINVACPEGYEPDVDIVQKGRDMGGNVKIVRRPEDAAENADVLYTDVWVSMGDDDERKQRLLDLKDYQINEELVNIAKDDCMVLHCLPAHRGEEITSEVLTGPHSAILDEAENRLHAQKALLIKLLGSK; encoded by the coding sequence TTGGCAAATATATTATCCATTAGTGATCTGTCCTGTGATGAGATCAATGAACTGCTTGATATGGCAGATGACCTTAAAGCCAAAAGAGCCAAGGGTATGGTTGTTGAAATGCTTAAGAGCAAGAGTTTGGCAATGGTTTTTGAAAAATCATCAACCAGGACCCGACTCTCTTTTGAAGTTGCAATGGCGGAGCTGGGAGGTCATGCATTGTATCTTAATTACCGGGACCTCCAGTTGGGACGCGGCGAGACTGTTGGAGATACAGCCCAGGTTATGTCCAGGTATGTGCATGCCATAATGGCAAGGGTGAACAGTCATAAGACCCTGGAAGAAATGGTCCAATATGCATCGGTACCTGTGATAAACGGGCTGTCTGATATCGAGCATCCCTGCCAGCTGCTTGCCGACCTTCAGACAATACGGGAATATATGGGGAAGTTCGAAGGCTTGAAGCTGGCCTGGATCGGTGACGGGAATAATGTATGCAATTCTGCTATATTAGCAGCAGCAATTACAGGGATGGAGATCAATGTTGCATGTCCTGAAGGGTATGAACCAGATGTTGATATTGTTCAAAAGGGGAGGGATATGGGTGGAAATGTCAAGATCGTGCGAAGACCGGAGGATGCAGCAGAGAATGCAGATGTTCTATATACAGATGTATGGGTATCCATGGGCGACGATGATGAGAGAAAGCAGAGATTGCTGGATTTGAAAGATTATCAGATCAATGAGGAATTAGTAAATATTGCCAAGGATGATTGTATGGTGCTTCACTGCCTCCCTGCTCACCGTGGTGAAGAGATCACAAGCGAAGTACTTACCGGACCTCATTCTGCAATCCTGGATGAAGCTGAGAATCGGCTGCATGCCCAGAAAGCGTTGCTTATTAAGCTGCTTGGCTCAAAATAA
- a CDS encoding pro-sigmaK processing inhibitor BofA family protein codes for MITSSGLLILVVAIAAFIAVVYFMKVVKYLIVNSIIGLILLFVSKFVIGALDLGFNIDINLVAILICAIGGVPGVIIVILLGFLGIPLA; via the coding sequence ATGATAACATCAAGTGGTTTGTTGATTCTGGTAGTCGCCATTGCTGCATTTATAGCTGTAGTATATTTCATGAAAGTGGTCAAGTACCTCATTGTGAATTCAATTATAGGATTGATATTATTATTTGTGTCGAAATTCGTAATAGGAGCCCTTGATCTCGGGTTTAATATTGATATTAACCTGGTAGCAATATTGATATGTGCTATTGGTGGAGTTCCGGGAGTAATAATAGTCATTTTACTTGGCTTTTTGGGTATACCTCTGGCATGA
- the purD gene encoding phosphoribosylamine--glycine ligase, whose translation MKILLVGGGGREHAIAYAISKSRREHQLYAVMSKKNPGIAALCEDFLISSETNVDAISEYAKKKEIDIAVIGPESALAAGVADALETFGIPSVGPKKAVAKLEFDKAWTRKFMQKYHITGLPDFQVFDLKQEQAAHKYVDELGDVAVKPAGLTGGKGVKVMGDQLPDVDAAKAYVSELLKNDIVVIEENLKGEEVTVQAFVDGTHLAFAPSVQDHKRAYDGDLGPNTGGMGSYNDAGPLLPFMNKQDYSEAKGIMQDVILKVKEDTGEEFHGILYGQFILTAKGIRVIEFNARFGDPEAMNVLPLLETDFIDIAEAVTAGSLDNLDVRFSNMATVCKYAVPAGYPENPTKDAPINVGDTGSAILFYSSVYEKEAVVYTTGSRAVAVVGMAGTITEAEQIAETALANISGPLECRHDIGKQELIQKRIDHMKALRGDNDK comes from the coding sequence ATAAAGATATTATTGGTCGGTGGAGGGGGACGGGAACACGCCATTGCCTATGCTATCTCAAAAAGTAGGCGCGAACATCAACTCTATGCTGTAATGTCAAAGAAGAACCCTGGAATAGCAGCGTTATGCGAGGACTTTCTTATCAGTTCTGAAACAAACGTTGATGCAATATCAGAATATGCCAAGAAAAAAGAAATTGACATTGCTGTAATTGGCCCTGAATCAGCACTTGCTGCCGGAGTGGCCGATGCGCTTGAGACGTTTGGCATACCTTCGGTGGGACCAAAAAAAGCTGTTGCCAAATTAGAATTCGATAAGGCATGGACCCGTAAATTCATGCAGAAATACCATATTACAGGTCTGCCTGATTTCCAGGTGTTTGATCTAAAACAGGAGCAAGCTGCCCATAAATATGTGGATGAACTGGGGGATGTGGCAGTAAAACCGGCTGGTCTGACAGGCGGAAAAGGAGTTAAGGTCATGGGCGACCAGCTACCTGATGTTGATGCAGCCAAAGCATATGTGAGTGAACTGTTAAAGAACGATATTGTTGTTATTGAAGAGAATCTGAAGGGTGAGGAAGTTACTGTCCAGGCATTTGTGGATGGCACGCATCTGGCCTTTGCACCATCTGTCCAGGACCACAAACGGGCATATGATGGAGACCTGGGGCCAAATACTGGTGGTATGGGGTCTTATAATGATGCGGGACCTCTTTTGCCTTTCATGAACAAGCAGGATTATTCAGAAGCAAAAGGGATCATGCAGGATGTCATTCTCAAGGTAAAAGAAGATACTGGTGAAGAGTTCCACGGCATACTGTACGGTCAGTTCATACTGACCGCCAAAGGTATCAGGGTAATTGAATTCAATGCCCGGTTCGGAGACCCGGAAGCAATGAATGTATTGCCACTGCTTGAGACTGATTTTATTGATATTGCTGAAGCAGTGACCGCGGGTTCACTTGATAACCTTGATGTCCGGTTTTCAAACATGGCGACTGTATGTAAGTACGCGGTGCCTGCAGGCTATCCTGAGAACCCGACCAAAGATGCGCCTATTAATGTGGGTGATACTGGCAGTGCAATTCTGTTTTATTCCAGCGTCTACGAAAAAGAAGCTGTGGTGTATACCACAGGGTCACGGGCAGTTGCTGTAGTAGGGATGGCCGGGACCATAACAGAGGCAGAACAGATTGCTGAGACGGCATTAGCTAATATTTCAGGTCCCCTGGAGTGCAGGCATGATATAGGCAAACAGGAATTGATACAAAAACGTATAGACCACATGAAAGCCCTGCGCGGGGATAATGATAAATAG
- a CDS encoding ATP-binding cassette domain-containing protein, giving the protein MNSTAIETFNLTRKFDELIAVDNISIAVEQGELFGLLGPNGAGKTTLINMLSTMIPPTHGSAEVWGIDVVKQSSKVRQNIGVVFQGTTLDDRLTGWENLDLHGRLYGLPKNIRKQRIHEVMELVELGDKADVIVKTYSGGMMRRLEIARGLMHHPKVLFLDEPTLGLDPQTRNHIWDYIRRLNQEENVTIMLTTHYMEEADHLCDRIAIIDHGRIAALDTTEKLKDALGGDVIILSVEDDEKASELCKLYNTNGSTSNVTVKNTCVFITIKDGTHQIPHLLTIASRAGINIRSVDLHRPTLDDVFLANTGRAIREEESSNVDRITFKLQARRR; this is encoded by the coding sequence ATGAATTCCACTGCCATTGAGACTTTCAACCTGACGCGAAAATTCGATGAATTAATAGCAGTGGACAATATCAGCATAGCGGTCGAACAAGGAGAACTTTTCGGTCTGCTGGGACCCAACGGTGCCGGCAAGACTACATTGATAAATATGCTCTCCACTATGATCCCACCAACCCACGGCAGTGCAGAAGTATGGGGGATAGATGTGGTAAAACAATCCTCAAAGGTAAGACAGAACATAGGCGTGGTATTTCAAGGTACGACCCTGGATGATAGACTCACCGGATGGGAGAACCTGGATCTGCACGGGCGGCTGTATGGCCTGCCAAAAAATATTCGTAAACAGCGGATACATGAGGTAATGGAACTGGTGGAGCTGGGAGACAAAGCGGATGTAATAGTAAAAACATATAGCGGTGGGATGATGAGGCGCCTGGAGATCGCCAGGGGCTTGATGCACCATCCCAAGGTCCTGTTCCTGGATGAACCGACCCTTGGTCTGGACCCACAAACACGCAACCATATCTGGGACTATATTCGCCGATTGAACCAGGAAGAGAATGTTACTATCATGCTGACAACCCATTACATGGAAGAGGCAGATCACCTGTGTGACCGCATCGCAATAATCGATCACGGACGAATCGCTGCCCTGGATACAACTGAGAAGCTAAAAGATGCTCTGGGAGGAGATGTGATCATTTTAAGCGTTGAGGATGATGAAAAGGCCTCTGAATTATGCAAGCTGTACAATACCAACGGCAGTACAAGCAATGTTACCGTGAAGAACACCTGTGTTTTTATTACAATCAAGGATGGGACCCACCAGATACCCCATCTTCTTACAATTGCCTCCAGGGCCGGAATAAATATCCGATCAGTTGATCTTCACAGGCCAACCCTGGATGATGTGTTCCTGGCCAATACCGGCCGGGCTATAAGGGAAGAAGAGAGCAGCAATGTTGATCGGATAACATTCAAACTCCAGGCCAGGAGGCGGTGA
- a CDS encoding DUF116 domain-containing protein, with translation MLSIIILLEGVLKAIFRLVRLDDSIIDRTAIQLQNKVSFRQFYNIPNNERIIFFPQCLRSIECPSKLGPEGLQCINCGRCEIGNAKEKAEDLGYKVFIVPGSSFIKRMVKKYRPKGIIGIGCKFEVKNGLDMCSNIGVVGVGMELETSGCLATELNWEEFYKLLEL, from the coding sequence ATGCTTTCAATAATCATATTATTGGAAGGTGTATTAAAAGCAATCTTTCGTCTTGTAAGACTTGATGATTCGATCATTGACAGGACTGCCATCCAGTTACAAAACAAGGTTTCATTTCGCCAGTTCTATAATATCCCAAATAATGAAAGAATAATATTTTTCCCCCAATGCCTGAGAAGCATTGAATGCCCATCAAAATTAGGTCCCGAAGGTCTCCAGTGTATAAACTGCGGCAGGTGTGAAATTGGAAATGCCAAAGAAAAAGCGGAAGATCTCGGATATAAGGTTTTCATTGTACCTGGTTCCAGTTTCATCAAGAGAATGGTGAAAAAATATCGCCCAAAAGGCATTATTGGTATTGGATGCAAGTTTGAAGTTAAGAACGGTCTGGATATGTGTTCCAACATCGGAGTTGTGGGAGTAGGTATGGAACTTGAAACGTCGGGATGCCTGGCTACTGAACTTAATTGGGAAGAATTCTATAAATTACTGGAACTATGA
- a CDS encoding ATP phosphoribosyltransferase, with product MLDIVIPKGSLEEQTLLLFKQADLPIKKTDREYNPQVNDPRIKRVKILRPQEIPTYVDQGYFDLGITGLDWIKESGSDVVEVADLPYSKQGAGNVKIVIAVPQDDKTIKTAADIKPNSRVSTEYPNLTKSYFEKLGVPIEIFFSYGATEAKVPELVDVVVDLTETGSTLRKNGLKIVDVITESSTKLIANKKSWEDPKKRQSIEEIRTLLLAVIEARGKVLIDLNVHKDKLDALVEALPAMKKPTVNQLYKSDYYAVETVVNKNEINILIPKLKSLGAEDILELDISKIVH from the coding sequence ATGTTAGATATAGTAATACCTAAAGGCAGTCTTGAAGAGCAGACATTATTGTTATTCAAACAGGCAGACCTTCCGATAAAAAAAACAGATCGTGAATACAATCCCCAGGTAAATGATCCCAGGATAAAAAGAGTCAAAATACTACGTCCCCAGGAGATTCCTACATACGTTGACCAGGGATATTTTGATCTCGGAATTACAGGTTTGGACTGGATAAAAGAATCCGGCAGTGATGTTGTTGAGGTGGCGGATTTGCCTTATAGTAAACAAGGTGCAGGCAATGTAAAGATAGTAATTGCCGTGCCGCAAGATGATAAGACAATTAAGACCGCTGCAGACATCAAACCCAACAGCAGGGTTTCAACCGAATATCCCAACCTGACAAAATCATATTTCGAGAAACTGGGAGTTCCAATTGAGATATTCTTTTCCTATGGCGCCACAGAAGCAAAAGTCCCGGAACTGGTGGATGTGGTTGTAGATCTTACCGAGACCGGGTCCACACTCCGAAAGAACGGCCTGAAGATCGTAGATGTTATTACCGAATCGTCTACAAAACTCATTGCCAACAAGAAAAGCTGGGAAGACCCGAAAAAACGTCAAAGTATAGAAGAGATCAGGACATTACTGCTGGCAGTTATTGAAGCCCGTGGAAAAGTCCTGATCGATCTCAACGTGCACAAGGATAAACTGGATGCCCTGGTTGAAGCACTTCCTGCAATGAAGAAACCTACAGTGAACCAGCTGTATAAATCAGATTACTATGCAGTGGAAACTGTGGTTAATAAAAATGAGATCAATATTCTGATCCCAAAATTGAAATCCCTGGGTGCAGAGGATATATTGGAACTTGATATTTCCAAGATAGTCCACTAA